One window from the genome of Pseudobacteriovorax antillogorgiicola encodes:
- a CDS encoding alkaline phosphatase D family protein: MDHKDHSEMGVNRRFLLKGGAILGSTAFIGSGIVRGDADQSSPQPLGPTPRMPYGIQWGDLTETDVTLWAACDRPSRLQVEISNDEDFLYFFRKLDGPAALEDDDYTVKLLIDKLPPIDRLYYRVYFIDLETGSRSDIIEGSIPLMKKAKGMTRFLWSGDTAGQGWGINPEWGGMRIYETMRRMKPDFFIHSGDCIYADGPLQEEVELDDGSIWKNIVTPEKRKVAETLKEFRGQYQYNLLDTNIQAFNREVPQYFQWDDHETVNNWYPGEILNDDRYRVKSVDLLAARAKKAFLEFTPIAPRFQINERIYRKFQYGDDLEIFMIDLRSFRAANSPNTQLTPSAATDFLGKEQLNWLKSSLAKSESTWKVIASDIPIGLLVRDGDNFENGANGDGPALGRELEIAQLLSFISDQDIKNIIWLTADVHYAAAHYYNPKKAVFKDFKPFWEFVSGPLHAGTFGPNEFDNTFGPELKFLSIPTNLPANRPPSDGYQFFGCVDIDSKSKKMTVKQINVYGEEKYAVTLIPE, translated from the coding sequence ATGGACCACAAAGACCACAGTGAAATGGGTGTAAATCGGCGCTTTCTATTGAAAGGTGGAGCTATCTTAGGCAGCACTGCTTTTATCGGCTCGGGTATCGTTAGAGGAGATGCCGATCAGTCCTCACCTCAGCCCCTAGGCCCTACACCGCGGATGCCCTACGGAATTCAGTGGGGAGATCTTACCGAAACCGACGTCACCCTCTGGGCCGCCTGTGATCGCCCCAGCCGGCTTCAAGTTGAAATTTCAAACGATGAAGACTTCTTATATTTTTTTAGGAAGCTCGATGGGCCAGCAGCTTTAGAAGACGATGATTACACTGTTAAACTTCTGATTGACAAGCTACCACCAATCGATCGGCTCTATTACAGAGTCTACTTTATCGATCTTGAAACTGGTTCACGGTCAGACATCATTGAAGGTAGTATTCCTTTGATGAAAAAGGCAAAAGGTATGACCCGATTTCTCTGGTCTGGTGATACGGCAGGCCAAGGCTGGGGAATCAATCCGGAATGGGGAGGGATGCGAATCTACGAGACAATGCGTCGGATGAAGCCGGATTTTTTCATTCACTCTGGTGATTGTATTTATGCTGATGGGCCACTTCAGGAGGAAGTTGAGCTGGATGATGGTAGCATCTGGAAAAATATTGTAACTCCAGAAAAACGCAAAGTCGCCGAAACTTTGAAGGAGTTTCGAGGCCAGTATCAATACAATCTACTCGACACTAACATCCAAGCATTCAATCGCGAAGTGCCACAGTATTTTCAATGGGACGATCATGAGACTGTCAACAACTGGTATCCTGGTGAGATACTCAACGATGACCGCTATCGGGTTAAGAGTGTTGACCTATTGGCCGCACGAGCTAAAAAAGCTTTCCTGGAGTTCACCCCTATAGCTCCTCGATTTCAAATAAACGAGCGAATCTATCGCAAGTTTCAATATGGAGATGATCTAGAGATCTTCATGATCGATCTCCGCTCTTTCCGAGCTGCTAACAGCCCCAACACCCAGCTCACTCCATCAGCTGCCACAGATTTTCTCGGTAAAGAGCAGCTCAATTGGCTCAAGTCCTCGCTAGCAAAGTCCGAATCTACTTGGAAAGTGATTGCAAGTGATATACCCATAGGCCTCTTAGTCCGTGATGGTGATAATTTTGAGAACGGAGCCAATGGTGATGGGCCAGCCTTGGGTCGCGAGCTAGAGATCGCACAACTTCTCAGCTTTATCTCTGATCAAGATATCAAAAATATTATTTGGCTGACTGCCGATGTACACTATGCAGCTGCTCACTACTATAATCCGAAGAAAGCTGTGTTTAAGGACTTCAAGCCATTTTGGGAATTTGTGTCTGGGCCCCTTCATGCGGGAACTTTTGGCCCCAATGAATTTGATAATACCTTTGGCCCAGAGCTTAAATTTCTGAGTATACCGACCAACCTCCCCGCCAACAGACCTCCATCAGATGGTTATCAATTCTTTGGCTGTGTTGATATCGATAGCAAATCGAAGAAAATGACAGTGAAACAAATTAATGTGTATGGTGAGGAAAAATACGCCGTCACACTCATCCCTGAGTAA
- a CDS encoding CBS domain-containing protein, with product MTLHVDHSMTRKIVTIGPETSPDIARRIMKEANFRHLPVINQDGSLVGILSDRDLLSCQNCPSDADSIETVEQCMTPNPLTCTKDISMQEVAKIMIDRKIDCLPIVEGGELVGLITSTDLLELLASGRMSDEPRIPWNFQFANMTPVQPIP from the coding sequence ATGACACTTCACGTAGATCACTCCATGACTCGCAAGATTGTTACTATCGGACCAGAAACCTCTCCTGACATTGCTCGTCGCATCATGAAAGAAGCAAACTTTCGTCATCTTCCTGTAATCAATCAAGATGGATCATTGGTGGGAATCCTTAGCGATCGGGATCTTCTATCTTGCCAAAACTGCCCTTCAGATGCTGATTCAATTGAAACAGTAGAGCAGTGTATGACGCCCAACCCTCTGACATGTACGAAAGATATTAGTATGCAAGAGGTTGCTAAGATCATGATTGATCGAAAGATCGATTGTTTGCCTATTGTGGAGGGAGGGGAATTGGTTGGATTGATTACTTCAACTGATCTTCTGGAGCTTTTAGCTTCCGGTCGGATGAGTGACGAACCTCGTATTCCCTGGAACTTTCAGTTTGCCAACATGACCCCGGTTCAGCCGATACCCTAA
- a CDS encoding DUF1036 domain-containing protein: MRLLFLGLSLLLSSSVLGFKVCNNLTYKQFVAVAYYDLGSYVSRGWYSVEPTECRELAFNNPSQQYYIYFEDGRQSKSVGSIPFCVQRPGPFTIQRANRLAAARRCQFERFARFQLPGNSILWLGSKGTPPQDPEPPEDNDEQVWVGEVYFEGGLLRNEVLWLDDLYTMDRIFLDLETCPTNSSILRIEARYNGQWLRAQATGKPGLYQFPNQITTNQIRASLNGPVNHDELPCFAPVYVYI; this comes from the coding sequence ATGAGACTTCTGTTCTTAGGCCTCAGCCTACTGCTGTCATCGTCAGTACTTGGCTTTAAGGTCTGCAACAATCTTACTTATAAGCAGTTTGTTGCTGTTGCCTACTACGATCTAGGTTCTTATGTTTCACGAGGCTGGTACTCCGTGGAGCCCACTGAATGTCGCGAGCTTGCCTTCAACAATCCAAGCCAGCAGTACTACATTTATTTTGAGGACGGGCGCCAGAGTAAGAGCGTTGGCTCCATCCCATTTTGCGTGCAACGACCAGGCCCGTTCACCATCCAACGGGCCAATCGCTTAGCAGCTGCGAGACGATGCCAGTTCGAGAGATTCGCGCGATTCCAGCTTCCAGGCAATAGCATCTTATGGCTTGGCAGCAAGGGCACTCCTCCTCAGGACCCTGAGCCGCCGGAGGATAACGATGAGCAAGTATGGGTCGGTGAGGTCTATTTTGAAGGTGGTCTGCTGCGTAATGAGGTTTTATGGCTCGATGACCTTTATACGATGGATCGAATATTTTTAGACTTAGAAACCTGTCCGACAAACTCAAGCATACTCAGAATTGAAGCTCGCTATAACGGCCAATGGCTTCGAGCCCAGGCAACTGGAAAACCGGGACTGTATCAGTTCCCCAATCAAATCACCACGAATCAAATTCGCGCATCTCTAAATGGGCCAGTGAACCACGATGAGTTGCCTTGCTTTGCCCCTGTTTATGTCTACATTTAG
- a CDS encoding acyl-CoA thioesterase: protein MIPIIFEGFIDTRFSDLDIYGHVNAKHYLDYVNTTRFRYMEEQMGMTNREIIDRGYMFFLAQSHINYRKPIESTCRIYVKSFVPEWKGPRFNVNFEIQSEDMSITYCQGDFQVILVNNEGRPVRKPPLWLLELFLRQEKASPLQIDDNHSQSEEGAF from the coding sequence ATGATTCCCATAATTTTCGAAGGTTTTATTGATACTCGTTTTAGTGATCTTGATATCTATGGCCATGTTAATGCCAAACACTATCTGGACTACGTAAACACCACTAGATTTCGTTACATGGAAGAGCAGATGGGAATGACGAATCGCGAGATCATCGACCGCGGGTACATGTTCTTTCTAGCGCAATCCCATATAAACTACCGCAAACCCATCGAGAGCACTTGCCGTATTTATGTGAAGTCCTTTGTCCCCGAGTGGAAAGGACCACGATTTAATGTTAACTTCGAGATTCAAAGCGAAGATATGAGCATTACCTACTGCCAGGGAGACTTCCAAGTCATCCTTGTTAACAACGAAGGTCGCCCAGTGCGGAAGCCACCTCTGTGGCTCCTAGAGCTTTTTCTACGACAAGAAAAGGCATCCCCCCTTCAAATCGATGACAATCATTCTCAATCAGAAGAAGGAGCCTTTTAG